CTCCACGACACCGAAATCGGGACAGAACAGGTCACGCTGGATCTGTCGGACGGAACGCTCACGTTCGCACTCGATTCGATCACCGGCTACTGGAAACACTACCACTCGCTGGCGGATTACGGACTAGAGTAATCCGGTCACACTGCCGGTTTTGCGTGACCGATTCGGGTAGCATCAACTAAGGTCGCTCGGGCCTACGTCCCTCGTATGAAGATCTACACCGGCCGCGGTGACGAGGGAATGACCGATCTGCGAAACATGTCGCGGGTTTCGAAGACCAGCGCGCGTATCGAGGCCTACGGTACCGTCGACGAGGTCAATGCCCTGATCGGCGCAGTCCGGCCGAGCGGCTACGATGATATCGACGATCAGCTCGAACGGATTCAGAACCACCTCCACATCGCGCAGGCGGATCTGGCGAACCCCGCACCCGAGGAAGGCGACCCTGTCGTTACCGAGGAGCACGTCGAGGAGCTGGAAGGCTGGATCGACGCCCACGACGAGAAACTCGACCCGCTGGAGAGCTTCATCCTGCCCGGTGGCGGCGAGAGCGGTGCGAGCCTGCATCATGCACGGGCTGTCTGTCGTCGTGCGGAACGTCGTTCGGTCGCACTGGCCGCCGAGGAGACGATCAACGACATCGTGATCGAGTATCTCAATCGGCTCTCAGACGCCCTGTTCGTGCTTGCTCGTGTGGTGAACAAACGGGACGACGTGCCCGAGGAAAATCCGACGTACTGAGCTACTCGCCTCCTGTCCGTCCTCTACTCGTCCGCCTCGTCGGGCGTGAGTCCGACCACCGATCGGCCGAGTACGTTAGCGTACCCCGAGCACGTCATCTTGAACGTCGGCACGCCGACAAAGGGGAGCGACGTGAGTGTCAGGAGAGGACGATCGACGTCGACGCCAAGCGAGCGCGATCCCTTTTCGACGGCGTTCAGAAGCTGTGCCGTCTCCTCGACTTCGAGATCGGCGGCGACGCCGGCGATCCGATAGGGAAGCTCGGCGATTGCCCCGCCGTCACGGATGACTGCCCAGCCGCCACCCTGCGCTTCGACGTGTTCGACCGCCGTCGAGAGGGAATCGTCGCTCGTCCCGACCGCCAGCACGCCCGTCGACTCCATGGTCATGCTGGTTGCGATCGCGCCCTCCTCGATCCCGTAACCTGCCAGAAAGCCAGTGAATCCGGTTCCGTCTGCGTCGGGATGCCGGTCCAGCAGCGCGACCTTGGAGACGTCCCGTTCGGGTGCGGCGTGGAGGTTACCGTCCTCGACACGCGGCTTGACAGTCGTTTCGGTCGAGAGTAGCCCCTCGCCGACGTCGATCGCGCGTACCCGACCGTCCGCGTCGGCTGCGCTCGCGGGGACCGTGAACGTGTCGGGATCGCTCTCGACGTCGATCGAGTCGTAGACGAACTCGGGGTACTCGTGACTTCGTGGCGCAACCTGGTGTACGCCTTTCTCGACGACGACCTCGCCGCCCGAGAGGACGGTAGTGACGTTCATCGCCGTCAGGTCGTCGACGATTACGATATCGGCGACGTTGCCGGGTGCGAGCGAGCCCCGGTCGTCGAGCCCGAAATGTCTGGCCGGGTTCAGCGTGGCCATCCGAAGCGCATCGGCGGGATCGACGCCCGCATCGATGGTCCGCCGGACGACGGCATCCATCGCGCCCTCGTCAAGCAGGTCGCGGGGCCACATTCCGTCGGTCGACAGCGAGAGCTCCGTGGGACCGATTCGGTCGACTGCGTCGGCGAGGGCGTCGATATCGTCCCGTATCGTCCCGTACCGGCCGATCGTGTGGATGCCGCGCTCGACCCGGTCGATCATCCCGTCGCCGCTGATCGCCTCGTGATCGTTGTCGGCGAGTCCGGCGAAGGCGGTCAGTTTCTCCTCCCGACAGCCAGCACCGTGACCGCAGATCGGCTTGCCAGCGCGGTGGGCCCGTTCGTACAGTTCGTCGAGGTCGTGATCCCGGCCGACGACGTGGATCCAGTCGGTTTCGCCGACGCCGACGACGCGGTCATCATCAAGCAGGTCGACGAGCGCTTCGGCTTCCTCCTGGCTTGCGCGTCGCTCCTCGAACGTGTCGATGAGGGGCATCGTCGGCACGGTCACCCTGACGGTGATCGGGAGGTATGCGGTCGCCGCGAGCAGCGCCTGCACGCCGCGTGCGCCGAACAGGCTTCCAAGCCCCGAGGCTTCGGTGATGACAGTTGTCGTTCCCGTCGCCAGCAGGTGATGATACGCGTTCTCCAGCGACTGGACGGTGTCCACGTGCGTGTGTGCGTCGATCAGCCCCGGCAGGACAACTCGCCCGTCAGCGGATAGCTGGGTAGTTTCGGGGCCGATAACGTCGGTGGCATCGTCGGGAAGGGCAGCGATCTCGTTGTCGACGATAGCGACATCGAGCGAGCGGAACTCGCGTGTCCCGGGCAGGAAGACGCGGCCCCCTGTGATCGCGATGTCGGCGTCGGCCTCGCCGAGCGCGACCGCCTGTGTGCGGTTCATCTCTCTGTATACACGGTTCGGCCGTCCTCTTCAATCGCTCGCACTTTGCCGCGCGCTTCGAGCACGTCGAGGTGGCCGACCGCCTCGCTCATCGCCGGGAAGTACTCGGTCACCGGCAGGTCGTCGAACAGCCCCTCCATCACCTCACGGGCGCTCGTCTTGCCGTCGATCAGTGCGAGGACGTTTTCTGTTCGGTCCTCGTGGGCGGCGAGGATCTCGTCGATCCGCGCCGTTGGTGCCTCGATACGACCGCCGTGACCGGGTAGCAACTGCTCGAACGCTCGCTCTCGAAGATGCGACAGCGAGGCGTTGAAGCTCGGTAACACTCGGGGACGCTCGTCGTCCGGTTCCATCGGTGGCCGGAGCAGCGGATTCGGCGTCACGTCGCCGAGCACGTGATCGCCAACGATCGCCCGGTCCGCTCCTGCAGCCCGGTAGGAAAACAGCAGTTCGCCCGGCGCGTGGCCGTCCACAGCCTCGACGGTCAGAGTCGTCTCCTCGATGTCGAGCGTATCGCCGTCCTCGGCAATTCGGTCCACAGTGCAGTTCGGTGCGTACGGGAGATACGCTTCGGGAAGCGTGGTTACGCTATCGACGGTCGAGCGATCGAGCCCATGACGTACAAAAAACGTCTCGAAAAAGGACTGTTCGTACTCCAGTCGGTTGTCGAACGCTTTGATGATCTCGGCGGCGTCAGGGCTGGCGATGACGTTGATTCCGCGGTCGTGGAGGCGCTTTGCCATGCCAAAATGGTCCGGGTGCGGATGTGTTACCACCACTCGTTCGAGGTCGCTGATCTGGCAGTCTTCGGCTGCCAGTTTCTCCGTGAGTGTTTCCCAGGCCTCGTCGCTGTCGGGACCGGGATCGATCAGCGTCCGACCGGCGAGATATGCGTTCACTGGACCGACCTGAAACGGCGTCGGGATCGAGAGCCGACTGAACATCGTGCGTGGCTGGGCCGCGGAGCGGTAAAACGGTTTGTGAACCGGTGACGCACTACTGGCGGTTGTCCCCGCGTTCGGCCGCCGGGAATCCGGGAAATGATCCATATAGTGATAGGTCCTCACGTCGTCATCCTTCAAATATCAGTACTACTGTAGTGCGTTTATCCGTATAGATCGAGCGACACGTCAGATTAATTAGGACACAAGAGTTATATCTGTCCCTTGCGTAAGGTCGTATATGAACAGACACTTCGAGGATGCACGATACTACCTGACTCGCGCCGGAAAGAAAGCCAAACAGGGCGTTGCTGAGGAGCTCGAACCGGTCGAGGAGAAGTTCAGGGAACTAACGGGCGGCGACGAAGAGCCGGAGGCGAGCCGCCTCGACAAGATTCGGGCCGACCTCGAAGAGATCGAGGAACGCGCCGAAGGTGAGGCAAAAGAGGCCGTCGGGAAGGCCCGCGAACGGATCCACGCCTATCGTCACGGCGCGGAAGCCGAACCTGCCGAAAGTAAGGCTTAAGTTCGGAGCGGCGGTACGAATTTCTACGAGGGTTGGTGGTCTAGTCTGGTTATGACATCGCCTTCACACGGCGAGGGCCGCAAGTTCAAATCTTGCCCAACCCATTTTTGACGACATAACAACGAGGAGCGTAGCGACGAGTCCAGGTCGTCAAAATGACTATGGGTAGATTTGAACTAGACGAGTCGCAGCTCGGGAAGCGAAAGCAATGAGCGATTTACGCCGAGCAATCTGGGAGCAGCAACTCCGTCACGTTGGGACAGTTTGAACTACGCAAGGCGCGCGGAACCAAGCGAGCAGGTCTCTGTGAGGTTCACAATCTGCTCAAGTTCATGTTTGATGATATAAACGGGCAGCTGAAACCAGAAGCGGCCTACAACCCTGAACAACAGTTTTTGAACTGTATAAAAAATTTGGTGAACCGGGAACTTCCACGGTTACTTGAACAACTTTATCAGGCCAAACCAGTAAAAATCAGACGATGAATTGGTCCAATCAGGACTGGTGGCCGAATCAGCTGGATCTGAAAACACTCGACCAGAACGCCCGCGAGGTCGGGCCGACGGGTGAGGAGTTCGATTACGCCGAGGAGTTCGAGTCGCTCGATCTCGACGCGGTGAAAGCGGATATCGAGGACGTCCTCACGACATCACAGGACTGGTGGCCGGCCGACTACGGCCACTATGGTCCGTTGATGATCCGGATGGCCTGGCACAGCGCGGGAACCTACCGGACCAGTGACGGGCGTGGCGGTGCAGCGGGTGGCCGACAGCGCTTCGCACCGATCAACAGCTGGCCGGACAACGCGAATCTCGACAAGGCCCGCCGACTGCTCTGGCCGGTCAAACAGAAGTACGGTCGAAAACTCTCGTGGGCTGATCTGATGATTCTGGCGGGGAACGTCGCCATCGAGTCGATGGGCTTCGAGACGTTCGGGTTCGCTGGCGGACGCGAGGACGCGTTCGAGCCTGACGAGTCGGTCTACTGGGGGCCCGAAGACGAGATGGAAGCGAACGAGCGCTTCGACGAGCCGGGGGGCATTCAGGAAGGACTCGGCGCGTCCGTCATGGGCCTCATCTACGTGAACCCCGAGGGGCCGGACGGGAACCCCGATCCGGAGGCCTCGGCGGAGAACATTCGCCAGACGTTCGACCGCATGGCGATGAGCGACGAGGAGACGGCGGCGCTCATCGCGGGTGGACACACGTTCGGGAAAGTCCATGGTGCCGACGACACGGACAACCTCGGCCCCGAACCCGAAGCCGCCCCGATCGAACAGCAGGGGCTGGGCTGGGAGAACGAGCATGGCTCCGGCAAGGGGGCCGACACGATCACCAGCGGGATCGAGGGGCCGTGGACCCAGTCACCAACGGAGTGGGATATGGGCTATCTCAACAACCTGCTCGAGTACGAGTGGGAGCCGGAGAAGGGTCCCGGCGGGGCGTGGCAGTGGACGCCGAAAGACGAGGAGCTAGAAGACACCGTCCCTGACGCGCACGATCCATCGGAAACGCAAACGCCGATGATGCTGACGACGGATATCGCGCTGAAGCGAGATCCTGACTACCGCGAGATCGTCGAGCGGTTCCAGGAGAACCCGATGGCGTTCGGGATGGCCTTCGCGAAAGCCTGGTACAAGCTGACCCACCGGGACATGGGTCCGCCCTCCCGGTTCCTCGGCCCCGAGGTTCCGGACGAGGAGATGATCTGGCAGGACCCGCTTCCCGACGCTGACTACGATCGTATCGATGCGGACGACGCGGCGGCACTCAAAGAGGACGTTCTCGCATCGGACCTGTCGATCCCGCAGCTAGTCAAGACTGCGTGGGCGTCGGCGTCGACATACCGCGATAGCGACAAACGCGGCGGGGCGAACGGGGCCCGGATCCGGCTTGAACCCCAGCAAAGCTGGGACGTCAACGAGCCACAAAAGCTGGCAACCGTACTGGAGACCTTGGAGGAGATTCAGACGGAGTTCAACGAGTCCCAGTCGGATGACACGCGGGTCTCGCTGGCTGACCTGATCGTGCTGGGCGGTAACGCGGCCGTCGAACAGGCCGCCGCCGAGGCTGGCTACGACGTCGCGGTTCCCTTCGAACCGGGCCGGACTGACGCCACTCAGGCACAGACAGATGTTGACTCGTTCGAGGCACTCAAACCGAGCGCCGACGGGTTCCGCAACTACCTCGGAGATGATCTCGACCAGCCCGCCGAGGAACTGCTCGTCGACAAAGCCGATCTGCTGAACCTGACGGCGTCCGAGATGACGGTACTGGTCGGTGGAATGCGCGCGCTCGGCGCGACCTACGGGGAATCGGATCACGGCGTCCTCACCGACCGGCCGGGGACGCTGACAAACGACTTCTTCGTGAACCTGCTGGATATGGACACGGAGTGGGAATCCGCGTCCGGTGATGCCTACGAGGCCTACGACCGGGAAACCGGCGAACTCGTGTGGACCGGAACCCGCGTGGACCTCATCTTCGGATCGCACTCCCGGCTCCGTGCTATCGCACAGACCTACGCGGCCGATGACGCCGAGGAAGAATTTGTCCAGGACTTCGCCGAGACGTGGGCGCACGTGATGCGGCTCGACCGCTTCGATCTCAACTAGACGGCGTAGTATCCTGTTCCGTGCTGTGACAGCTGTCCGAGCAGCAATCCGTGGGTAGGGTCTCTCTACCCACCAGTATATGGCGTATAGTTACATCTCGGGTCGTGGACAGTCGATTCAGTGCATGGCAGAGTTATCATTATCGAGCGTCGCTGTGCTCGTCCTCGGCGTGGGGCTGATCGGAGCGGGTGCGGTCGGACTGGCTGTCGACATGGGCTGGGGATCGGCCCCTGACGAGGGGGCTTCCCCTACTCCGTCACAGAACGGAACGGCAGATGAACAGACCAGTCAGGATCAGACCGAAGATATAGTAGAAGAACCGTATATCGAACCGGTTCCCGAGCGGGGTGATCCGTACTTCGAGGCGGAAGCCAGCGACGGAAGCTGGATAAGCTACGTCAACCCTCGTGACGAGTATCGCGATCCGTACCTCG
This genomic window from Natranaeroarchaeum aerophilus contains:
- the katG gene encoding catalase/peroxidase HPI, which produces MNWSNQDWWPNQLDLKTLDQNAREVGPTGEEFDYAEEFESLDLDAVKADIEDVLTTSQDWWPADYGHYGPLMIRMAWHSAGTYRTSDGRGGAAGGRQRFAPINSWPDNANLDKARRLLWPVKQKYGRKLSWADLMILAGNVAIESMGFETFGFAGGREDAFEPDESVYWGPEDEMEANERFDEPGGIQEGLGASVMGLIYVNPEGPDGNPDPEASAENIRQTFDRMAMSDEETAALIAGGHTFGKVHGADDTDNLGPEPEAAPIEQQGLGWENEHGSGKGADTITSGIEGPWTQSPTEWDMGYLNNLLEYEWEPEKGPGGAWQWTPKDEELEDTVPDAHDPSETQTPMMLTTDIALKRDPDYREIVERFQENPMAFGMAFAKAWYKLTHRDMGPPSRFLGPEVPDEEMIWQDPLPDADYDRIDADDAAALKEDVLASDLSIPQLVKTAWASASTYRDSDKRGGANGARIRLEPQQSWDVNEPQKLATVLETLEEIQTEFNESQSDDTRVSLADLIVLGGNAAVEQAAAEAGYDVAVPFEPGRTDATQAQTDVDSFEALKPSADGFRNYLGDDLDQPAEELLVDKADLLNLTASEMTVLVGGMRALGATYGESDHGVLTDRPGTLTNDFFVNLLDMDTEWESASGDAYEAYDRETGELVWTGTRVDLIFGSHSRLRAIAQTYAADDAEEEFVQDFAETWAHVMRLDRFDLN
- a CDS encoding MBL fold metallo-hydrolase gives rise to the protein MFSRLSIPTPFQVGPVNAYLAGRTLIDPGPDSDEAWETLTEKLAAEDCQISDLERVVVTHPHPDHFGMAKRLHDRGINVIASPDAAEIIKAFDNRLEYEQSFFETFFVRHGLDRSTVDSVTTLPEAYLPYAPNCTVDRIAEDGDTLDIEETTLTVEAVDGHAPGELLFSYRAAGADRAIVGDHVLGDVTPNPLLRPPMEPDDERPRVLPSFNASLSHLRERAFEQLLPGHGGRIEAPTARIDEILAAHEDRTENVLALIDGKTSAREVMEGLFDDLPVTEYFPAMSEAVGHLDVLEARGKVRAIEEDGRTVYTER
- a CDS encoding adenine deaminase C-terminal domain-containing protein is translated as MNRTQAVALGEADADIAITGGRVFLPGTREFRSLDVAIVDNEIAALPDDATDVIGPETTQLSADGRVVLPGLIDAHTHVDTVQSLENAYHHLLATGTTTVITEASGLGSLFGARGVQALLAATAYLPITVRVTVPTMPLIDTFEERRASQEEAEALVDLLDDDRVVGVGETDWIHVVGRDHDLDELYERAHRAGKPICGHGAGCREEKLTAFAGLADNDHEAISGDGMIDRVERGIHTIGRYGTIRDDIDALADAVDRIGPTELSLSTDGMWPRDLLDEGAMDAVVRRTIDAGVDPADALRMATLNPARHFGLDDRGSLAPGNVADIVIVDDLTAMNVTTVLSGGEVVVEKGVHQVAPRSHEYPEFVYDSIDVESDPDTFTVPASAADADGRVRAIDVGEGLLSTETTVKPRVEDGNLHAAPERDVSKVALLDRHPDADGTGFTGFLAGYGIEEGAIATSMTMESTGVLAVGTSDDSLSTAVEHVEAQGGGWAVIRDGGAIAELPYRIAGVAADLEVEETAQLLNAVEKGSRSLGVDVDRPLLTLTSLPFVGVPTFKMTCSGYANVLGRSVVGLTPDEADE
- a CDS encoding DUF7553 family protein, translated to MNRHFEDARYYLTRAGKKAKQGVAEELEPVEEKFRELTGGDEEPEASRLDKIRADLEEIEERAEGEAKEAVGKARERIHAYRHGAEAEPAESKA
- a CDS encoding cob(I)yrinic acid a,c-diamide adenosyltransferase gives rise to the protein MKIYTGRGDEGMTDLRNMSRVSKTSARIEAYGTVDEVNALIGAVRPSGYDDIDDQLERIQNHLHIAQADLANPAPEEGDPVVTEEHVEELEGWIDAHDEKLDPLESFILPGGGESGASLHHARAVCRRAERRSVALAAEETINDIVIEYLNRLSDALFVLARVVNKRDDVPEENPTY